From the Microtus ochrogaster isolate Prairie Vole_2 chromosome 8, MicOch1.0, whole genome shotgun sequence genome, the window CTGACACCTTCTTTCTTCAAACTATTGAGTGAGAGGAGGTTCCAATTtctatgtgtgttcacatacacactcaaacagCCCCTGACTCATGCTGtggctaacaaaacaaaaactcatttcCCCCCATTCTTGCTTCAGAAAAGGTAAGAAAACACCAACCTAAGACTGTTTACTTGGTCATGATCATGCACACACCTTATCAGATGGACAGGTTGTGGCTGTACCTTTAGTGGCAATGTCACTGGGAAGTACTGCAGACAGGAGCAGCCTCAGGACATCCAGAGGGACGTACATGATGCTGGATAGCCCAATCCCTACAGCTGACAATCCATCTGGCCCATTGGCAAGCCCTGATGGCTCACCTACAAAAAATGCCTCTGCTGAGTccagtttttgttatttgtgtgtgtgtgtgtgtgtgtgtgtgtgtgtgtgtgtatacagtttcaaggctgaccactttATGCTGGACAACCAAAAGGGATAGCTCTGCTTCCCTTGCAGAGGCTAACTCTTCCTCTATCAGCAAACAACATTTGTCTGTAACTCATAGGTGTTACCCTATGAGACTTGAGACTTTGCCCCTTTCTTGCTAGCATGTCTAGTGATATTGTCGTGTGTTTGTGGggggttttggtgtgtgtgtatttgtgtgtgtttgtgtgtgtttgtgtgtgtgtgtgtgtgtgtgtgaacaagaaTACTCAGGGAAGAAGAGGTTATCAGTTTGAGAATGGAAGTAGCTAGAGGAAGGGGATTTTGGAGGGgctagaggaaaaggaagggagaagtgtGAAGTGATTATATTTTAGCTTAAAATgttgacaaaattttaaaaaacaagcaaggcTGTGGGTCCATTCTCACAGCCGAGTGAATGAACAGAGGTCAACTGGAGGGAATATTTCACTACTCTCTTTCTATGGTGAGAGTATGACAATCCGTAGCCCGCTACAGTCCTGTGCTGGATGGAACCTAGGAAGactcctgacttctttcagtggaAAATGGCAGAGAGGCCAGCTCTGATGTGCACTGCACAGCATACTCTGGGAAGACACCCCTCATCAGTCCACCTTAGAGAACTAGCCAGTAAGTTAAGCTGCTTATTCAAGGTCACATCTATTCCCTGGGATCCAAAGTCCCAGCCCTCTTGCTCCAGCTCAGAGCAACACTGAAGGACCATTCCCACCCCTGAGGTTGCTATGGCCTTATTTTGTCTGTCCAGAGAGTGCCTTCCTTTTCCGTTCatgccttctccctcttccttcaatTCAAGTCATTCTCACAAAGCACTCCCTAGGATATAGACTTTCCAGGGATCTTCCCGTCAGAGTCTGAGTTCTAAAAAACAGGATACAATACTGGCAAGAAGTTCTAGATCAGAAATCAGTAAGTCACAGGCAGACTATGTCTGGCATACCATTTGCCTtggtaaataaagttttattggcaacAGCCAAATCAGCCAATGCATCACAGTGCCCTCCCACCAGAACAGCAAAGCTGAGTAAATGACATACAAATCAGAGGGTCTGTGAAGATGAATacactttcctttgtaagaggaggagaagggccaGAGGAATAGTGAGGTGAGGAGGAGaagtgtagtaggaggccacttattcatttcctggcaccctagactcccgaaataatcactcagaaactgtattaataaaaatCACTGACCTATTAGCTTCTGCATATTTATACACAATTTtttcatcttgaattaacccatttctatgcatctgtgtattgccatatggctatggcctaccagcaaggttctgcgTGTCTGTCCATGGTGGTGGctccttactctgccttctttctcccagcattgtttagttttccctgcctccccCTATTCTGCCCCTGCACAGGCCCCagacagtttctctattaaccaatggtattcacagcatacagaggggaatcccacatcagagaagagaggaaaaggaaagagagggaaaggaggtaaaaagaggagagggaaagagacagggggagaaaggagaaaaaagaagaagggaggggaatgaagaggaaaggaggggggagaagagaaaaaaggaactaCAGGTTGCTTCATGTAAGTCTAGATCATCAGAGGGaggaaatacattttcaaaatagagTTTCTTCCCAAGCCTTCTGAGCCCTCTAGAAATAAGTTCCCCTGGATCCAGGAGGCCAGCCTTCTTCTGTAGCTCACTACAGACACCTTATGCCTCAGAACACAAGCAGACTTGATATCCATGTGGTGGCCTGGCAGGAGCATCTTCCTTCCAGCTACGCAGACTAGTGCCTTTAGAGCAGTGGTtattaaccttcctaatgccgtgaccctttaattcagttcttcATGTTGCAATGACCCCAACAAGAAAAGTATtccactgctacttcataactgtagttttgctactgttatgaattgtaatataaatgttCAATATGTAACCCCAAGGggtttgtgacccacaggttgagaaccactgttttggGCATGTGCAGTCACCAAGGGCCTACTGGTCCAGAAGGCCCACCACAAAGCAGGAAGTCAGGCAAGCAGGTGTGGGCGGAGTATTCCTTAATCTTTTCTTCAATATCATCTAACATTGTATCTTGCTCTCTGTCTACTTGGATGTCTCAGGAACAAAGGGAGCTTCAGAGCTCAAccacaggacaaaacaaacaaggtaATACTTAGTGTATCATAATCAATAGTGGAGAAAAAACACAGTGATGTCAGAACCATTCGGATCAATATGAAATCCCAGAGTGGCACCAAGACCCAGATTTCAGATAGAGAAAGAGCTCTGAGTTGATGAGCTTTAGCCAAATCAATAACACAGAAACCCATCTGTAGCCCACTGGCCACCTCCCCAAGATATGTTCTTAAGTAGTCTTCAAATACCACCTTCTACGGTGACAGTAGAGACGGGCCCACTACTGGGCCCCACCAATGCCTGACTACTGTGCTGAGGATTGTTGCTGGCAAGGACACAATCGGAACCATGGACACAGCTTTGGCACTGAACGGATACACGGACTTGGGTAAGTCGTTTAATTTTCAAGCCTTATTTGTCTTGTCTATAAAAGAAGCTTCACTGATACGTTCCCTACAGAACTGTCTAGATGATTTAAAACAGTGGCTATAAACCAAGGTCTGGTACTGTGGATTTTTATAGCACATACCATGATTATTCATGATGCTGATAATGAGTACAAGGGTGGTAACCATGGTGAAAGTTTTCCTTGCTACAGGGGCAGAGATTTGTATGGTTTTTACCTTAATGGTGCCAGCAGGATGCTCACTAACAGTGAAGACAAAGCACCAAGGACCAACATTGTATGCAAAAAGAAAACCGATTCTTAACCTTACTCCGGAGGAGAAGCAGGCGCCCCTGTGTCTGCGGGGATGTTTTGTCCCAGGCAGACAGGACTATCTTCTGTTTTACATGACGTGGCTGCATGTAACTCATCTCTCCTCATTTCAGGAGTCTTCCGGAGCGCATGCATCTCTTCAAGGCTTACCCAAGAATAACATCTGTAGAACTTTCTATCCAGTGACCTAATACTACAGCCAAAACTGTCTTGACTTTGTCTATGGACTCGCCCACGCAGCATCGACAAAGACAGGTGGATGTCAGCAAAGCAAGCTCAGAGGGGCTCCTGCTTGAAAGGGGTTTGGATGAAAGGAGTTGGCTTCGGACGCTATGAAGGATGATGCCCGTTAATAGTGTGTGTAGCCACAGGAAGCCATCAAGAATGCCTCAGATACAGTTCCAGTTACAGACAGGAAGATGCACAGGTCCTCTGAGTCTTAATGAGCATCGCCACAGTCTGAGAGTACTTGCATTAGGCTAAAAGGCTCTGTGAGGGTCGCAGCTGAGCTTGCAAGTGCACCCTGGGATGATGGTGTGCCCTGTACCAGGGCAGAATGGGATCGTTAGAACTAGTGGGTTGCCACTCATGCTCATAAATGGCGGACAGGAATTCTGCAGCAGGCTTTCTCATTACTCAACAAGAAATGTTGCTCACTGAAAATTAGTGTAGAAAGAGATGAGTGAGAGTGTGTGCAAACCAGGTAggtaaatgcatgtgtgtgtgtgtacacatcctCAACAGAGACTCGTGGCCCAAACACCAAACTAGCCTCTCTTTTCATGGAACACCACTTTCTAAAAGACACATGGGTCTCTGCTTTAATTTGGGCCTGAGGGTTAGGAATTATTTCTTTGCACATCTCCTCAATCCTTGATGTTTTCTGTGGTTGTTGGATGTTCAGGTAGAAATTGCTGACGCTCACACAGGACTTCTTCCCTTCGAAAGGTCCGGCTGGGGCTGATGGAGAACGGGAAAGAGCTTGAGGATTCACCAACACTAACTACTGAGTGAACGATACAAGCTCAGAGCAGTGGTATTGCTGTCCATAGTCATTGAGCTAGAAAATAAGAGAATGTGCTCAGGGCTCCCTGAGTCTTTGTAGCTTTCTTCAAATGATAGGACGAGGCCCCGTAATTTAGAGTCAGGCTCCAAACGTGAGTGAGTCTCTACAATACATTACTATTCTGATGGATGTCAGCCCCACAGGAGGCAGAACTAACCTCCCCTAACCCACCTAAGCAAACCCTTTAAGGGAACAGCCAGCCTCTTTACGAAGCCAGAGGGAAGCCACTCTGCTCCGAGATGGGTGTTTTGTGATCCGGctccagttattttttaaagagcctTTGGTGAAATTTTCTAAAAATCCAAGTGATTATTCTATACCGTGAGACAGAGCGTCAAGTCGTGCTCAGCACAGAGTGCAGTTTCTCTATTTCTGGAATCGTCATCAATAAGGAAGATGAAGTGCCCAGCTTGAGTGGTTGCCTTAAATACTAACGCGGAGTTTATCTCTGTAATGCGGACTGGCTGTTTGTGTCTTCCTGCATGCAACGAGCCTGTTGATTCTGGCATCTCAATCATTTAATCAATTCAAAAGCTATATCGAACTTACTTTACAGATCTCTCAGCAGCCAATATATCTACCCTTGTTAAAATTAATTGCATCATTTAACATTTCCACACGCATTATAGTTTTAAGTGTTTCATGgtcaattttttattaattaataaaccCTTAATGGACAAAAACTCATACTATAAAATTATTACGCATACGCTGCGTTTTCAGTTTTactattatttctttgaaatattttccccAAGTGGAAAGTCTATGACTCATAAAGCAGCCACTCTCACAGAAAGTACAGGACTGGAAATAGATGTTtactcagagacagagaaatctgTGCCGCTTGCCTCCCTCTGACAGACTCACTTCCTCTCCTGAAAGCCAAGGGGTCTCAGGGAAGCCCACCTGGGAGAGTCTGTCTGGCCCTgaaatcacagaaatagaaacaaattccAGCCAGGATCCTCCAGACACAGCTCAGGACACACGATTCCTTTtgctgctgtttgggaaggaacCTTCCAACTTTCCCATTAGAAAACATGCTGTAATTATTACatatgtgtgcgcacgtgcacatacacaaatgcacacacaccaatgcacacacaaacacacgcacacttCATTCCATTATAGAGCCCAGGCGCAGTTTTGAAACGTTGAAGCTAACACATTTATCAGTGGCGTGATTGAAAAGTGAAAAACCTTAAAATTCTAGACAATCCCTCAACATTCAGGTGTCGGACCCCTGAAGAGTTTTAAAAACTATCTGGGTGGGGTGGCATTTTATTTGACTCACCCTGCTCTGGAATGCGACATGAGCACGCTCTATTCCAGCTGCTATGGGAGCCACTGTTTGCTACGGGTTGCCAGTTGCCTGTGTGGCCTGACACTGTCTTGCTGGGACAGGGAACTTGAGTGACGGTCTCTCACTATCTCTATGTGAGAACAGGTTCCCAATCAGACCACCTTGTGAGTTGTTGACTTGAGGCAGAGACAACCAAACTGTGAACACTCTACTGGGATGGGCGGACAGAAGAAAATCAACAGCACTCTCTTAGCCCAACACTGGCATTGGGCCCCCTCCAGCAAGGGGACATCTGCTCACCTGCCCGGTAACTCCAGCCGGGAATATGGATGGAGAGTTGGTCGGCATGGCTGCGAGTGGTACACGTTGCaagctcctctttctcctttcttcctgggaCCTGGTTCCTTCTCACATCTACAAATTTGACTTTTTCCAGGGGAGGGGAGCTAGTCCGAGGGCACGTGCCACTCCCCAAATCTACTGGCACCGATGCTGGGCTCTCCTTCCAGTGACCTTCCTGTGGCTGGCCCAATTGTGGACCTAGGAGGTCCTGCTTTCCTTCCAGGAGCTCCTGCGGCAGGGCTCTGCTGATTGGTTCGCCATTAGCTGTGCTGTCTACGCCATCTGCTGTTAACCTGTGGGAACTACAGCGGAGGctgagagacaggacagacctGTGGACTTTGGGGCTAGCAATCTGAGGTTGCTCAAGGGGGACGGAAAGTGATTTGTCCAAATAGTAAATGGCATTGGGACACTGCTGAGACACCCGGAGGTGGACACATGAACTGAACACCAGTGGCAATTTTCTTGATGGTGAATTGTCTGAAGAAAAACTGTCCTCTTTGTCACCCATTTGGGAGATCCAGTACTCCTGCCTCGCACACAGCCTTGTATGAGCCTGGGGTACCTTCATCCCCTCTATGGAGCCCCTGCTGGGGAACTCTGTACAGGTGAAGGATCCGCTGTGCTCACATAGATGGGTACCACTGGCCAGAGCTGGGGGGTCTTGGAGCAAAGCATCCTTGGCCCTGCAATTGGGACATAGTGAGTCCCTAACAGTGTCCCACACCAGGGAGCTGGCAGGAGGGCCCACACGTCGCGCAGTGATGGTGATAGATGAGAACCCCCTCTGGGGGCCTCTGCCCAGGTCGTCCCCTGTGGACAGTGGTTCTGTCTCTAGTCCTTGCTCATCTGATGGAGTCAGAATTCCCAGACTGTCTGGAGCAAATGACCTGTACGTGTTCACTCTGCTGTGCCTGGCCGAAGCTGGCTTTGGGGGACACAGTTGAGCTTGAGCGATTGCttgtggcagaggcagcagggctCCGTTTTCCATTGATTTCCTCTCATCAATCAGCTGGGAAATGATAGGCGatatcatttttgtgttttgtgacGCCAACATCCCCTAGAAAATAGGTAgagaattttttaattattccaGGAATTTATAGGAATACAGTTGGTAAACTCTCATGGGTCATGGGGATTCTGGGGAAGGAGCACTTAGATTTCTCAGTAAAGCCTTCAGGGCTCCCTTGATACCAAATCTGAGCGTTCTGAAGAGATGGA encodes:
- the C8H10orf90 gene encoding centrosomal protein C10orf90 homolog isoform X2, whose amino-acid sequence is MPVKPPEEGKIVHPTFQITAFSTSLKNHVMVMDLVKKDWLPSQRRAKVCFIHMCQGLKVAERQVSRYELPADGDHTVATFRIASPFSDRDAATVKLQGLLDTHYSTNDQIAFKILQADVTDRKLDFTKGMLASQNTKMISPIISQLIDERKSMENGALLPLPQAIAQAQLCPPKPASARHSRVNTYRSFAPDSLGILTPSDEQGLETEPLSTGDDLGRGPQRGFSSITITARRVGPPASSLVWDTVRDSLCPNCRAKDALLQDPPALASGTHLCEHSGSFTCTEFPSRGSIEGMKVPQAHTRLCARQEYWISQMGDKEDSFSSDNSPSRKLPLVFSSCVHLRVSQQCPNAIYYLDKSLSVPLEQPQIASPKVHRSVLSLSLRCSSHRLTADGVDSTANGEPISRALPQELLEGKQDLLGPQLGQPQEGHWKESPASVPVDLGSGTCPRTSSPPLEKVKFVDVRRNQVPGRKEKEELATCTTRSHADQLSIHIPGWSYRADYTCCDLVVKLKEYKKHEDLLATPEPSPATPSPTAAEEPRSSDPLEGSSEPRHLLSSSMTLQEALEFRRPQFISRSQERLQKLKHMVQQRKAQQKENLGQKQSLLPVRAHKKQFTVPHPLSDNLFKPKERCISEKEMHMRSKRIYNNLPEVKKKREEQRKRVILQSNRLRAEVFKKQLLDQLLQRNAV